A genome region from Camelina sativa cultivar DH55 chromosome 10, Cs, whole genome shotgun sequence includes the following:
- the LOC104718692 gene encoding uncharacterized protein LOC104718692 isoform X3 has translation MPYKTVIEVEPPSLLRYLIGAAVMMIGVVLPAGYMMFRNKRVPFSSSYSKQTNKVLI, from the exons ATGCCG TATAAGACGGTGATAGAAGTGGAGCCTCCGAGTCTGTTGCGGTACTTGATCGGAGCAGCGGTGATGATGATTGGCGTCGTATTACCCGCTGGTTACATGATGTTCCGCAACAAACGCGTCCCCTTCTCGTCTTCGTACTCTAAACAGAC GAACAAAGTTTTGATATAG
- the LOC104718692 gene encoding uncharacterized protein LOC104718692 isoform X1, translating to MPVNSSRNYKTVIEVEPPSLLRYLIGAAVMMIGVVLPAGYMMFRNKRVPFSSSYSKQTNKVLI from the exons ATGCCGGTAAACTCCTCACGCAAT TATAAGACGGTGATAGAAGTGGAGCCTCCGAGTCTGTTGCGGTACTTGATCGGAGCAGCGGTGATGATGATTGGCGTCGTATTACCCGCTGGTTACATGATGTTCCGCAACAAACGCGTCCCCTTCTCGTCTTCGTACTCTAAACAGAC GAACAAAGTTTTGATATAG
- the LOC104718692 gene encoding uncharacterized protein LOC104718692 isoform X2, translated as MPVNSSRNYKTVIEVEPPSLLRYLIGAAVMMIGVVLPAGYMMFRNKRVPFSSSYSKQT; from the exons ATGCCGGTAAACTCCTCACGCAAT TATAAGACGGTGATAGAAGTGGAGCCTCCGAGTCTGTTGCGGTACTTGATCGGAGCAGCGGTGATGATGATTGGCGTCGTATTACCCGCTGGTTACATGATGTTCCGCAACAAACGCGTCCCCTTCTCGTCTTCGTACTCTAAACAGACGTAG